Genomic window (Ctenopharyngodon idella isolate HZGC_01 chromosome 20, HZGC01, whole genome shotgun sequence):
TGTCCAGAACTGTCTTGAGCTGGCTCAACAGATCCAACAGGCAGGCCTACAGGTGAAGTAGACTCATCAGTTAAAATTAGTGCTCGACCTATATATCGCCAAGGACGATGATGTTTggaattttttaattatcagCATTGGCTGAtaagttttttttctatttggcCAATGTGTCTGAAACTTTTTTGGCGGCACTGAGAGGGCCAGTGCCCGAGCACACAGCACTCCTATTCtccatcttcattagtttacagTCTCTGTTTAACAGTTCAGTCCAGTACATTATTAGATAAAACTGTTTGTATATTACTAGcaaaatccataaaaaaaacagcGCAGTGAAATGCAAAAACTGTAGTCGTCAGGAAAACACTATAACACCTGTCGGTGTCCCTGTGTGTGGAGAAGGTGCCTGAGCCCAGCTTTCGTCTCCTAcgaaaagcttttttttttgttttttttttgttttttactattTCTTTAGATTtagatgtctgtttattttacagattttacataatttacataactatttatttgtaatgtagtaaatattttgtaaaataaatgaaaatttcatTTCAGCAATTGTTATGCATGTGTTTCTGCTATTTTTAAATTAGTGTgagattatttatatatattttggccTTATATCAGCTATTGGCCACCCTGCTCTCTAAAATATCAGCATTGTCATTGgctatgaaaaaaaatcagtatcggTTGACCACTAGGTAAAATTCAACAGAACAGGGTCCATGTCATTTTTTACAGAGATATGATTATTTATTGGTTGCTGTAGTAATGGTGACCTAAAAATGTGCgtcagggactttttttttgttggttaGCAATGAAAAGGTCAGCTTATATCTGCCTTCCTTCTTTTGTTCCTTGTAGGAAGTTGTTCACTGTCCAGAATACAAGCTTTTCCAAAAAGCAACAAAGATGTGTAGGTTTTTTGCCAACACATTAGTCCACTACACGAAGGTAATTGAGGGAAAACTAAATTTATTCATCAAAACCATGGttattatgttataatatatatatatatatattttttttttgtgataggAATTTAAAACATTCCTTGCCAAGTCATGCTGTCGATTTCATCAGTTGTATCTCCAAATCCACAGGTAATCAAATATATATTGCATAAGGTCAACACTTAACATGaggattttaattttaaaatcatgtcagagtttcatattttttccctACTTGTTTTGTCCATTATGtctaattaaagggatagttcacccaaaaatggaaaatttgatgtttatctgcttacccccagggcatccaagatgtaggtgactttgtttcttcagtagaacacaaatgatgatttttaactccaaccgttgcagtctgtcactcgtataatgcatgtcaatgggaactccatctataagagtcaaaaaaacatgcacagacaaatccaaattaaaccctgcggctcgtgacgacacattgatgtcctaagacacgaaacgatcagtttgtgcgagaaaccgaacagtatttatataattttttacctctaatacaccactatgtccaactgccttaagcatccggttggtgaggtctgaaaacacgCTCTgatgtattagaggtaaaaaatgatgtaaatacggttcggtttctcacacaaaccgattgtttcgtgtcttaggacatcaatgtgtcggtttaatttggatttgtctgtgcatgtttttttgactcttatagatggagttcccattgacatgcattatacgactgacagactgcaacggttggagttaaaaatcatcatttgtgttctactgaagaaacaaagtcacctacatcttggatgccctgggggtaaacAGATAagcatcaaattttcatttttgggtgaacaatccctttaaccTTGTGGTTTTCCCCTCCTTAGCAAGTTCCCACCGTCTGTGTGTGCCCTGTCTGTGCCTCCTGCCCTTAGTGAGGAGTTGAGAGTGGCGGTTCTGGTTCCCATGGATGTCATGCTGACACAGCTGATGTCCTTCCAACCCTTTGCTGAGTCTGTCCTGGATCCAGACTACAGTGAGCTTCTTATTGCAAACTACCTTGAATACTTCCAGTGTCCTCTTGAACCCTGGAACTTTCTTTTAACATTTCCTCCAAAAATGTTTGTACATTGCAAGCTCATATATCATTCAGCCTGGTCATTAAGGTTGTTGTGCTGTTTGTAATAGGAGTAATTGGTCACTGTCTACAAAGTCTCTGGAGGGTAAAAAGATTAGGTGATGAATTTCTTTCATGTCAAGGACATGGTTATATAAGAAATGCAGAGAGACCGACTGTCCATGGCACATTGCTGAGTTTACATCCTGTGCCTTCCCAGGTCATTTAAATTGAACAAGTACATTTGGCCTTGCATTATTACAGGGCAATACATCCTTCACTGCCACTGTGGAGTTGCACTTTATGTCTGTGATGTTTTAGATTTTTGCATGATTTTTGCAACCACTATAGTAGAATATACTAGTGTAAATCATTAGAAAAGTcaaacagaatattttgtttatttgtaatgtAATCATTTTAGACTAATTACAGGCACATAGGTAAGCAAAAAGCATTCAGTACATATTTCATGCTGTACACTACGGAGCCctgcacaaataaaaaataatttgttcccACAActtaatttgttcccttgttgaaagggttagttcaccaaaaaattaaatttctgtcattaattactcaccctcatgtcgtcccaaacctgtaagtcctttgttcatcttcggaacacaaattaaaatatttttgacaaatccaagaggtttctgatctctctatagacagcaatgtcataacaaatttcaaggctcagaaaggtagtaaagacatcgttaaaatagtccatgtgactacagtggttcaaccttaatgttatgaagcaacgagaatactttatgtgcgcaaaaacaaattaaactattttaacgatgtctttactacctttctgggtctTGAAATTTGTTATAACATTGCAGTGTATAGggagatcagaaacctctcgaatttcttcaaaaatatctttgtgttccgaagatgaatgaaggtcttacaggtttggaacaatgtgagtaattaatgacagaaatttcatttttgggtgaactaaccctttaaggtaaaTCGTGACCACGATGTACTAATtaattcccttgatttactTAAATCATGGCCAAGATTTAACTAAATTACAATGAGagaacaaattaaatacaatttagtaCAACATCTAAACAAtctcatttttatttgcatttcatgtgCAGGGCTTCATAGTACACATTTCCGAATGTTTTCgtaaacaataaaaattttAAGCCAGAcctctgttttttgtttgtgtgttttagggGGCAGTACAGAGCTTTGTCTACCACAGTGTCTGCTATTGGTGAATGTACTGGGTAAACTCTCCTCCCAGCCAGAGGAGGCGCTGCGGCTATGGAGTGATGGCAGCCAGTTTTCAGAGGAAACTCCTAGGTACTTTACAACTGTATAATTTAGCAAGATTAACTTGGCAATCAAACTAGTCAACACTGATGCAGTTGAGTTTATAGCATTATTAAGCATACAGCCTTCCCAGAATTGGCTTGGCgaacattttcagttttatttgtaaGATTACTATTTTACTAAATAAATCAGTAGTcttaaatttgaaatatattgtgTGAGAAATAAGATATAATAAGTGTGACTTTAAATTGTTTAGTAgtcttaactgtcacttttaatcatcaatttaatgaatccttgctgaataaaaaaagaaaatcgtACTTAATAAAAAAGTACATAATAGCAGCAAAAATGCTTTCTTTCCTCAGATGGTCTGTGTTTGAGGCCGTGTTGCAGAGTTTTCGGCAGTGTATGTTGGAGCATGCAATTCCGGTGTGGTTACCGGGGGTAATGCTGAGAGGACAGGCTCAGGGTACAGTCAGTCTGCaccagcatgtgtgtgtgcatatgtgtgctTGTGTGGCTGTGCTGCCCACGCAACACTTCCCTCCACTGGTCAGTGATCTCTTTTGAACATTTATTGAATTCTGTTTAAATGTGGTCTAGCAAAGCTTGATGTTTCTCTCTGGATGATGTGACATGTATAAAATTTCCTTCAAAACTTGAAAAGACAAGTCGCAGCTTGACGTGTCTTGGCATAATTTAGGGTGACCATACGTCCTTTTTTTTCCCTGGCCAGGATTTTTAAATTGCCTAAAATGTCCCAGTTTTGGCTTTGTTTTCATACTTGCTGAAGGTAATGACTGAAAAGTAATTTGACCAATAGCGTGCCGGCATTGTACATAAGCGACTCGTCGTGGCTCGCGAGAATGCAGGATCTACACAGAACGGTAAAAGCATTGAAAAtatgacaacattttaatgcatgagGACTGTCAACAGGAACAGTGGCGTGCACAGACCTCCGCGTAGAAATGGCGTTCTGAAATGGTGTTCCATGGACACCgaaaagggcactttcactgtCACGATTAAATGGGCAGGAAATCCTGGCCAGGACATGTCTGGGAAAAAGAGGATGTATGGTCACCCtgcataattattttttcatgctgtttttgtgatCACTATATGATAACATGGTTCACGCAgagaaaacaataaaagaaaagtttaatcattacttttaatattaGCTTTTAAATCCTCCCGTTTATGCTTATAGTATTGGATATTGAATGCTGAAATCATTTTCTACTGGCTAAGCGATAAGTActtaataatacatttcttcAGTAAAAGGAAACCATCTAATCTTGCAGTCCTCTCTGTTTCCTTCTTTAAGGAGCGGTCACTATTATCTGCTGTATTACAGCCAGACACACAGACGGCTGTCTTAGCCACAGATGTCTGGTGCTTCCTGGCACGGTAAGTAtagatacacacaggagcatAGACTATCAGACTTCTATGACTACTAGTTTCCAGAGATGCTGAGCATGAACAATCAGGGGACATTCctgtgttttaattttttcagaAGTATAAAATTCCAAAGTTTTGTCATTGTGGTTGAGTCATTCAGAACTTTCTAAAGCCTACTCAGTAATATTGATAACCATCGTTTACTAAGACTTGTGTCCATGTTGTCTccaaggaggaaaaaaaacatatactgCACTGAAGAATACAAGAAGTACACATGTAGTACAATATCAGAGTtgtcttctctttctctcttcaggTATGGCACGGCTGAGTTGTGTTTTCACCATGTTCTCCTTATTGCTCACCTGGTGAGTGGAGTCTGTTGGGAATGTGACCTTTTCTGTGTTCTTGTGGTTTTCTGGAAACTTGTCTGGGATGACGGACCACAGGGAACACTTTTTCTCTCTTACACCCAGACTAAGCTGACAATTGGTGTCAAATGAACATGGGGAGGAACACACCTGTCCATCACAACATTCTTATGGCGTTTGTCTTGTGTGCTTGGTATTATTGTAAATGCtcttaattaaaacaatataaaacaatataaatacacacacacactcaaaattTTGAAGCCAGTAAAATTtttaatgaagtctcttatgctcatcatagctgcatttatttgttaaaaaatacagtaaaaacagtaataatgtgaaatattattgcaactAAATAGCAGtcttctgttttaatatattttaaaatttcatttattcctttggcaaagctgaattttcagcagtcattactcaggattctttgatgtaaagagagttcaaaagaactgcatttatttgaaatggaaatacataaaagtatctactgacacttttgatcaaattaatgcttcCTTGTCgaagaaaaatattaatttcttcatatTCTTTcctaaacaataaaaaaaatcttacagacctcaaactttttgaaatttcaaataCCTTTGTCATTTTTGAAACATACATCTATGTTTTGCTTCAAGTCTTTACTTGTCCTATTTTCTACGTAATCTTTggtatttcataatttattgcattttctATTTCTAAATCTATTGACAATTTTAAAGGTGACTAAATACTCTTTGGACCCATTGTAGTTGAACTtttggatcatgtttagattaTATTATTTCTTGAAGTTCTTTCAATTAGTGGCTTCTGTGACCTTTATTGTTGTACTGTCTAGATAAGGTCCTGTCCTGGTGAGGGTTATCAGCTGATTCACTTGGCCCTGCTGCTTAGACGTCTGCTTTTTCTCATGACTCCAAAGCACCAGGttagtttcttttttctcttatCCTGATATAGCATGTGAACAACTGCAGAAAACTTCCTCAGAACATTGATGagtttgttagttttttttggcttcCTAATATAGTTTATGTATGTTCCCACAGTTGTTCTGTCTTAGCACAATGGTACATTTCTAAATATAAGGTGTTTTTGTGACAGGTGGAGTTTGTGGAGCGCTTCCCTCCCTCTCAGGAGGAGAACCTGTGTGTGTGGCGTCACACTCTGCTGAGGTGTCTGTGTGTGGAGGCACGTATGCAGGTGGAGGAAGAGGTGCTCGTCAGGGCTTCTGTTGTGCTGCAGGAATGGCAGAATAGTGGCCACAGGCTGGGAGATATACCGAGACTGGTGAGGGAACTGAAGTGACAGTGCTGCCACCCACCACATAAACTTTTGATACTTAACAGGATGTTTGCCATCATCTTGAATCACATAAGGCCTTGATTTTACAACAATCAAAAATTCTGGCATATTAACTCTCCACCGACAGTTCAGACATCTATATTTATCCGTCTGTGCTAATCATCTGATTGCAGAGGAAATGGAGACTTAGATCCAGATTTAAGTTCCAAGGCTGTGAATGTGTTTAACCCTGAGCAAATTCTGATAAGGGTTGTTTAAGATTAATGTTGTGATTATgggcacaaaacaaaatatattttatatttggcCAATGAAAACTCagggacttttatttttatttcaaccCTTTTACCACTTTCTATTGTGTTGTTGATTAACATATATTGTGTAATAATTGACATCCTGCCTTTAAAAACCAGACTCGCTTTTAAGTATCACTTTTAATTCTTGTTTCTCTGTGTGATTCAGAACCGGATACTGGGCTGTGTGCTGCTGGTGATGGGAGGGAGCAGCCTGCAGGCTGAATGTGTGCTGTCTTCTGTGAAGATCATCTCTCAGCTATGGAGTCGTATGAGTAGCAACCAGGTGAACAGATTTCacaactgtttaaaagtttgggttttTTTATTCCCTAATAGAAATTGACACtgttattcatcaaggatgcattaaatgggtcaaaagtgacagtaaagacatttagagttacaaaagatttctatttcaaataaatgctgttcttttgaactttttattcctCAAAGATTCCTAAAAAATGTATCCCAGTTAGGGGTGTACAGTGGAGCCAATATATGTATCTGTAACAATCTCAGAATTATTTGTATCTGTATTTGTATTCGATTAAATCTGGAAGTGGGCGGGGCTTTAACTGGATGTTCTTGAAATGTAATTCCGATTCCTTCCGTTTTCATTTAAGAAATATGCTTTGTATAActcataaaatagttttttttaataattataacatttattgaaatatcttctaattaaaacaatagtactaaatgtttaataaaaggaaaaataaattcCCAGAGTTTTACAATTAAAAGAGTTGTACAATTGTAAACTGTCCGGACAGTCATCAACAACCTCAAATAAGAGGATTCTATATAAAATAGCTGAATCCACTTTTATTGCCAAGTACAACACGTACAAGGAATTTGTTTGGTATGCCGGTGCTTTacaaagaaataagaaataaagagaAGAATAAAAACATCTATAAATTTgagataataatataaataataaataaatatgcctTTGATAagaatacacattttaaaaagttggtGTAAGCGCAGCATAGTCTGATTAATGTGTGTTTAGTGTAATGCATATGAAGCAGCATTAATAAGGCCAGTAGCAActggaaaaaaactgtaataaattacattataaaatatttaaaaactttagaatagaaaattgttattttaaagtgtaataatgttttacattactgcttttactgtatttttgatcaaataaatgcagccttggtgagtgcaagagacttcaaaaacattatcttACTTGACCCATTATttgtgaatggtagtgtatagtTTTACACAAACTAAATTGAAGTTTATATGTTAAGCAGTTGCACTTACAGGGATCTCATTCAGTTATTACTGggtttgtattttttctttatagtttttctttactgttATCAGGTGCAGGTTCATCCTCCTCTCCAGTGCACTGTGAAGCTACTCCTGTCAATATCAGCTGTtctgatcaaaaatgtagagCCACATGTCATCGTTCAGGTGATCTTTTATCATTACATTCAGTGGGTCATTTTCAACTTCTTTCACctcaatttttactgtatttttaggaCCGTCATAGTTCTCTTTCttttaaagctttatatatCTTTGTTcatttgattctttttttttttttttcctccaggcTGTTTCCTGTTTGAGTGGTTTGACTATCCAGAAATGCTCTGATGACCTGCTTTTAGCTGCTTTGGAGTTCCTTGCTTCCAtgggaaaaatattttttcctccaaATATTCAGGTATAAGTGGAATATGagtaagatgttttaaagaCCTCAAATGAGTCTCTTTCATGTAGTCATTTCTCTTTGTGTgcatataaatatgtatgtgtgtgactgCAGTGCCAAGTTTTGCCTAGAATCAGTGCTCTGTTTAATGGTCTCCTGACTCACACATCCTGGCTGATACTCCACCATGTCCTGGAGGCCTTTGGCCTCTTTGCAGAGGTCAGAATTTTCCCATTATATAaccat
Coding sequences:
- the firrm gene encoding uncharacterized protein C1orf112 homolog isoform X2 — encoded protein: MMVQTLESLSGCVRHVSSFEESVSFDTIRSLPSCILRVLKDTFQHCKDSEVMYSGRLSLVGDLLQGLFKEAYSLQKGLMELLDKINLEDTASEEEVSDIVTVIHSLLDICSIISRLDIALHANTWKFIIKQSVKYQSLVEDRLHHTDIAFSLCEDLCTSVQNCLELAQQIQQAGLQEVVHCPEYKLFQKATKMCRFFANTLVHYTKEFKTFLAKSCCRFHQLYLQIHSKFPPSVCALSVPPALSEELRVAVLVPMDVMLTQLMSFQPFAESVLDPDYRGSTELCLPQCLLLVNVLGKLSSQPEEALRLWSDGSQFSEETPRWSVFEAVLQSFRQCMLEHAIPVWLPGVMLRGQAQGTVSLHQHVCVHMCACVAVLPTQHFPPLERSLLSAVLQPDTQTAVLATDVWCFLARYGTAELCFHHVLLIAHLIRSCPGEGYQLIHLALLLRRLLFLMTPKHQVEFVERFPPSQEENLCVWRHTLLRCLCVEARMQVEEEVLVRASVVLQEWQNSGHRLGDIPRLNRILGCVLLVMGGSSLQAECVLSSVKIISQLWSRMSSNQVQVHPPLQCTVKLLLSISAVLIKNVEPHVIVQAVSCLSGLTIQKCSDDLLLAALEFLASMGKIFFPPNIQCQVLPRISALFNGLLTHTSWLILHHVLEAFGLFAEITNHEEVISQTLTSEEVKTKVLNFLSKTVSQQESGEVRLERLKEWRSIIEKHHEQMERENSSPVHTPLTEEPCPKKARQETKTEEEYERYLQTAESALKALQAIEGPGHSPSPPQWVRARLQALQTLITQINTTTEEQL
- the firrm gene encoding uncharacterized protein C1orf112 homolog isoform X1, translating into MSQVTLLDEVSQWNQETCQQELKTVLPKLVAMHHDTDSWEEHTNILQIITSRFLPHLSLSELETGCFSTVLPKVVKVFAGLLEEISKQIGGLSSQNTELHVFLRNILKMMVQTLESLSGCVRHVSSFEESVSFDTIRSLPSCILRVLKDTFQHCKDSEVMYSGRLSLVGDLLQGLFKEAYSLQKGLMELLDKINLEDTASEEEVSDIVTVIHSLLDICSIISRLDIALHANTWKFIIKQSVKYQSLVEDRLHHTDIAFSLCEDLCTSVQNCLELAQQIQQAGLQEVVHCPEYKLFQKATKMCRFFANTLVHYTKEFKTFLAKSCCRFHQLYLQIHSKFPPSVCALSVPPALSEELRVAVLVPMDVMLTQLMSFQPFAESVLDPDYRGSTELCLPQCLLLVNVLGKLSSQPEEALRLWSDGSQFSEETPRWSVFEAVLQSFRQCMLEHAIPVWLPGVMLRGQAQGTVSLHQHVCVHMCACVAVLPTQHFPPLERSLLSAVLQPDTQTAVLATDVWCFLARYGTAELCFHHVLLIAHLIRSCPGEGYQLIHLALLLRRLLFLMTPKHQVEFVERFPPSQEENLCVWRHTLLRCLCVEARMQVEEEVLVRASVVLQEWQNSGHRLGDIPRLNRILGCVLLVMGGSSLQAECVLSSVKIISQLWSRMSSNQVQVHPPLQCTVKLLLSISAVLIKNVEPHVIVQAVSCLSGLTIQKCSDDLLLAALEFLASMGKIFFPPNIQCQVLPRISALFNGLLTHTSWLILHHVLEAFGLFAEITNHEEVISQTLTSEEVKTKVLNFLSKTVSQQESGEVRLERLKEWRSIIEKHHEQMERENSSPVHTPLTEEPCPKKARQETKTEEEYERYLQTAESALKALQAIEGPGHSPSPPQWVRARLQALQTLITQINTTTEEQL